The Terriglobales bacterium genome includes the window CTCGTCCAAGAGGATCAAAGAGCGCGGGCTGGCGGTGTTCAGGATGGCCGCGGTCTCGGTCATCTCCACCATGAAGGTGGAGCGGCCGCGGGCCAGGTTGTCGCTGGCCCCGATGCGGGTGAAGATGCGGTCCACCAGCCCGAGCCGCGCCTTGCGCGCGGGCACGAACGAGCCCATCTGCGCAAGGATGACGATCAGCGCCGCCTGCCGCAGGTAGGTCGACTTGCCGCCCATGTTGGGCCCGGTCAGCACCAGGATGGACTGCGTGGTCGGGTTCAAGAAGAGATCGTTGGGCACGAAGCGGTCGTTGCTGCCGGTCAACTCCGGGCGCTCGATGACCGGGTGGCGGCCCTCGACGATCTCGAGGTCGCCGCTCTCCTCGATCTGCGGCCGGCAGTAATTCGCGGCGGCGGCCAGGTGCGCCAGGCAGGCCAGCACGTCCACCTCGGCCAGGGCCAGCGCCGTCTGCCGGATGCGCTTGGCCTGGGCGGCGATGGCGGCGCGCAACTCCCCGAAGACCCGCCGCTCGATCTCCACGATCTTCTCCTGCGCGTCCAGGATCTTGGCTTCGTACTCCTTCAGCTCGGGCGTGGTGAAGCGCTCGGCGTTGACCAGGGTCTGCTTGCGCTCGTAGTCGGCCGGCGCCAGGTGCAGGTTGGGCTTCGAGATCTCGATGTAGTAGCCGAAGATGGAGTTGAACTTCACCTTGAGCGAGCCGATGCCGGTGCGCTGGCGCTCCCGCTCCTCGATGCGGGCGACGTACTGCTTGGAGTTGCGGCTCAGGTCGCGCAGCTCGTCCAGCGGGGCGTCCACCCCGGCGCGGATCACGCCGCCGTCGGCGAAGCTGAGCGGCGGCTCGGGGACGATGGCGCGCTCGATGCGCTCGCGCACGTCCGCCAGCTCGTCGAGCGACTCGCGCAGAGCGCCCAGGCGCTCCGCCTTCAGTCGCGCCAGCGCCGCCCGTACCCCCGGCAGCCGGCCCAGCGAGGCCGCCAGCGCCAGCAGGTCGCGCGCGTTGGCCGTCTCCAGGGTGACCCGGCTGAGCAGGCGCTCGATGTCGAAAATGCCGCCCAGGGCGCGGCGCAACTCCTCGCGAGGCACGGTTTCCTTGACCTGCGCTTCCACGGCGTCCAGCCGCCGCTCGATCTCCTCGCGCTCGATGGAAGGGCGCAGGATCCACGCCCGCAGCAGCCGCCTGCCCATGGGGGTGATGGTGTGGTCGAGGGCGCGGAAGAGGGTGACGTCGTCGCCCGCGCCCGC containing:
- the mutS gene encoding DNA mismatch repair protein MutS, producing the protein MSDPSTPRSGPPASTEATTPLMRQYAALKKEHPNALLFFRLGDFYELFFEDAVVAARELQITLTSRSKEKGVAVPMCGVPYHAAENYIAKLIRKGFKVAICEQMEDPRFAKKLVRREVIRVVTPGTAADASLGSEENNFLAAMAHVGDAVGFAALDLSTGDFRATEFRGSEAAQRILEELEQLRPREVLFGSSLPLFEKAGEAGRNPQVSWAETPLDDWVFAPDYAIPLVENHFGVLSLEGFGLAGRPAAASAAGAILHYVRSTQHGTLDHVDRIGFYERQNCLVLDAVTVRNLELIEPLFAGAGDDVTLFRALDHTITPMGRRLLRAWILRPSIEREEIERRLDAVEAQVKETVPREELRRALGGIFDIERLLSRVTLETANARDLLALAASLGRLPGVRAALARLKAERLGALRESLDELADVRERIERAIVPEPPLSFADGGVIRAGVDAPLDELRDLSRNSKQYVARIEERERQRTGIGSLKVKFNSIFGYYIEISKPNLHLAPADYERKQTLVNAERFTTPELKEYEAKILDAQEKIVEIERRVFGELRAAIAAQAKRIRQTALALAEVDVLACLAHLAAAANYCRPQIEESGDLEIVEGRHPVIERPELTGSNDRFVPNDLFLNPTTQSILVLTGPNMGGKSTYLRQAALIVILAQMGSFVPARKARLGLVDRIFTRIGASDNLARGRSTFMVEMTETAAILNTASPRSLILLDE